The following is a genomic window from Bacteroidales bacterium.
TATAAGAGAAGATCACCGCATATTTTTTGTCGCAGATGTTGATGGTTCCAAAATAAAACCATTTCTGCTAAAGGACAATATTATTATACCGAGGAAAACTGAAGCAAAATACTTTGGCACCTTTGTTCTTAATGCTGTCAATAATTTTAAAGTAGAAGGATCAGGGTTTGAAATAATCCGGATTTCACCTGTTAAAGAGGCTGTTATTAACATCGAAACCGGACTCAGGGGCTTCCCTGTACTGATTCTGCAATATAACTATCAGGGAAATAAGATTTATGCAAACGAATCACAGGTAAACTTTACAATTTTCGAAAAAAAAGGAGATAATTACATTTTCAGCAAATACCAGAGAGATTTTGAATGGGAAAAAAGATGCAGGGAGTCACTTGGAGAACTTGGATTTTTCTCGGATGATGATATACACTTTGTACCATTAACCCAAGGCAATAAAATCAAAGATGACATCTATTCGCTGATTGAAATTGTGAACATTAGTTATCCTGAATTTATCGAATCAGGGTTTACTATTAATTCCAGACTTGATCATAATTACAACCTGAAGCCTGTAACAATCGAAATCAGCAGCAAGATGGAAAACGACTGGTTTGATCTTAAGGCAGTTGTAAAGATTGGCGAGTGGGAAATTCCTTTTATCCGATTCAGAAAGAATATACTGGATGGAATTCGGGAATATATACTTCCCGACGGATCAATATTAATATTACCTGAAACCTGGTTTACCAAATACAAGAACATTTTCGAGTTTGGCAAGAGTTCAGAAGATTCTCTCAAGATCCACAAGCAGCATTTCTCACTGCTTGCTGATTCGCTGGCTGACGAGAGTAGAATGGGAGCTGAAAAGCTTGAAAGACTTCTTATTCCTGATCAGATCCCTGAAATAGATCCTCCCCCCGGACTTGAGTGCAACATGAGACAATATCAGCTTGAGGGTCTGAACTGGCTCAACTTCCTGCAGACGGCAGGACTGGGCGGTTGTCTGGCTGATGATATGGGGCTTGGAAAAACCATTCAGACACTTGCACTACTGCAGTATAATAAGGAGAATATGATCCCTCCTGCGAAAAACAATATTTCAGGTGACCTAACTCTTTTTATAAATACCGAGAACCGGCTTACCTCACTGATAATTGTACCCGCTTCGCTCATTTATAACTGGGAGAATGAAATTAAAAGATTCGCTCCCGGCATGAAGATAATCAGCTACAAAGGAAATCAGAGAAAAAAGGCCACATCATATTTCAATAGTTTTGATATAATACTTTCCAGCTATCATACTATAAGACAGGACATTGATCTGATAAGTAATTTTAAGTTTCATTATATTATTCTTGATGAGAGCCAGGTAATTAAGAATCCTGCTTCAATGCTCTATAAAACAGTTTCGAGGCTCAAATCAGATTTTAAGCTTGTACTCACTGGTACCCCGGTCGAAAACTCACTGACTGACCTCTGGACTCAGCTGAATTTTGTAAATCCCGGACTTTTAGGAGATCTCTCATTTTTCAGAAGAGAATTTGCCAAACCAATAGAAAAACTCGGGGACGATGAAAAAGAGATGAAACTGAGGAAGATCATTAAACCATTTATACTCAGACGCACAAAGGATATGGTTGCCCGGGATCTTCCGCCTGTAACTGAACAGACTGTCTTCTGCGATATGACTGATGAGCAGAATAAACTTTATGATGAGGAAAAATCATCTGTAAGGAACAGCATCCTTAAGAGCATTGCTTCTACCAGCATCGAGAAGTCGGCAATAGTTGTGCTTCAGGGACTGATGAAACTCAGGCAGTTATCAAACCATCCGGTATTGGCATATGATGACTATGCATCAGGGTCAGGAAAATTTGAGACAGTTCTTCAGGATATGGAAAGTGTAATATCAGAAGGTCATAAGATCCTTGTCTTCTCCTCTTTTGTAAAGCATCTTGATTTATACGCCAATGAACTCAGGAACAAGCGAATACGTTTTGCTATGCTTACCGGTGCCAGCACAAACAGGGAGAAAATTGTAAACAGTTTCCAGAATGATCCTGAAAACAAGATCTTCCTTATCTCTCTTAAAGCCGGAGGTGTAGGACTTAATTTAACTGCTGCTGACTATGTATTCATTCTTGATCCATGGTGGAATCCGGCATCTGAGATGCAGGCACTGAACCGTGCCCACAGGATTGGTCAGGATAAGAGTGTATTTGTATACAGGTACATCACAAGTAATAGCATCGAAGAAAAAATTACAAGACTCCAGGAGAAAAAATCGAAGTTAGCTGATACGTTTATCTCAAGTAATAATCCGTTAAAGGATATCGATATTGAACAGATACTTAATATTATTGGATAACATTTTCACCTCCCACATGTTTCTTGGATAGGAAGTAAAAATTTAAGAAATTTCTTCATTATGAAAGTACTAGGAATTAACTGCAGCCCGAGAAAGGGCGGCAACACAGAACTTCTTATAAAACAAGTCTTTAAATCTCTTGAAAAGGAAGGTATAAAGACAGAATTATTTCAGATCGGTGGTAAAAAAGTGAGCGGTTGTGTGGCGTGTATGAAGTGTAAAAAGAAGGGTGATGCAAAGTGCCATCAGAAAAATGATGTCATAAATGAATGCATGAAAAAAATGCTGAAGGCAGATGCAATAATTATCGGTTCGCCTGTTTACAACGCTGATATCACGGCAGATGCAAAAGCACTTTTAGAAGTTGCGAGCTATGCATTCAGGGCTTCAGGAAGCCCCCTTAAGCATAAAGTCGGAGCTGCTGTTATAGCTGTACGGCGTGCCGGTGCCGTTCATTCATTTGACAGTATCAACCATTTCTTTCTCATAAATGAAATGATAGTACCCGGTTCATCATACTGGAATATAGGAATTGGCAGGGAAAAAGGAGAAGTGCTGAAAGACGAAGAGGGAATGAAGACAATGAAGGATCTGGGCGAGAATATGGCATGGCTCCTCAAGAAGCTGAAATAGGCACAGGGCGCGGGGCAAAGGGCATGGGGCGCAGAGCACTGGGCAAGGGGCAAAAATGAATCAGAATAAGGTGCACTAGGCTCGGCGAAGTCTCTGACTTCGTCGAAACAAAAATGTAATCTTCAGACTACAATCTAAAAAAGCGAAGTCAGGAGACTTCGCTTAGCATTTAATGCGAGACTATAATATAAAAAAAGACCGGCTATATTCAGCCGGTCTTTCCAATCAAGGTTAGTTAGTTAGATAGTTGGTATTAGTAATTATCACGCTCTACATAGTGCGTGTGAAGGAGTTCATGCGATTTATGGCTGTTAGGCTGATCGAGGAATTCTTTATAGATAGCAATCACATCGGGATTCAGATGTGATTTCCTCAACACCATATGCTCATCTTCAGAGTAGATTGCTTTCATACGTTTGGTTCTGATAGCAAGACTTGTGGGAATTGGTTGTCCGCCGCCGCCGATGCAGCCACCGGGGCACCCCATTATCTCAACAAAATGATAAGGAGCTTTGCCTTCCCTTGTCAGTTTCATTATTTTATTAGCATTTACAAGTCCGTGTCCGATAGCCACTTTAAGTTCAACACCTTCCAGGAATTTCCAGGAATCAAGACATCCTTCAATTTTTACTGATGCCTCTTTAACTCCTTCCATACCTCTTACAGGAGTGATATTAAGTTTTTCGAATGGAACCTCACGACCAGTAACAATTTCATAGGCTGTACGTAAAGCAGCCTCCATAACACCACCCGTTGCACCGAAAATGACAGCAGCTCCGGTTGAATCGCCCATAATTGAGTCATACTTGGCTTCATCAAGATTTCTGAAATCAATTCCGGCCTGCTTTATCATCACAGCAAGTTCTCTTGTTGTAAGTACATAATCAACATCCTTGTAACCGCTGGCGCGCATCTCGGGTCTGTCAGCTTCAAATTTCTTGGCTGTACATGGCATAATTGAAACAGAAACTATTTTAGAAGGATCGAGACTTCTTTTCTTTGCATAGTAAGTTTTTGCAAGTGCCCCGAACATCTGCTGCGGAGATTTACATGTTGAAAGGTTTGGAAGGAATTCAGGGTATTTATGTTCAATGAATTTAATCCAACCCGGCGAACATGATGTGAACATCGGGAGCGATACTTTCTTATCTCCGTCAACAAGAGCTTTTTTGAGTCTGACAAGCAGTTCCGTTCCCTCTTCCATTATAGTAAGGTCGGCACTGAAATCTGTATCAAGAACAGAGTCAAAACCAAGCTGTTTAAGGGCATTGACCATTTTTCCGGTCACTCTTTCACCCGGGTCATAACCAAGGTCTTCGCCAAGGGCAACTCTTACCGCAGGAGCTGTCTGAACTACAACATGTTTCTCTGGGTCATAAATTGCATCCCAAACCTGATCGATATATGTTTTTTCAACAAGAGCACCTGTGGGGCAGCGGTTAACACACTGGCCGCAGTTTGTACAAACAACATGGCTCATTGGTTTATCGTGGAAAGATGAGATTTTCTGATGAGCACCCTTGTTTGCCACTGCAATTGCAGATACAGACTGCAGTTCTGTACATGTTCTTACGCAGCGCTGGCATCTGATACATTTACTGTCATCCTTAATGAACGACGGGGAGGATCTGTCGATAGTATAATTATGATCTTCAACCAGATCGAGCAAAATATGGTCTCCGAATGCAAATTCATTTGCCAGTGTCTGAAGCTCGCAGTTCTGGTTCTTGTAACATTTTGTGCAGTCTGCCCTGTGTTCTGAAAGAAGCAATTCCACAATATGCTTGCGAGCATTTCTAACCTTAAGTGTATTGGTATGAATATCCATACCCTCTGAAACAGGGGTTGCACATGATGCAACAAGCGTTCTTGCACCTTTCTGTTCAACAACGCATACACGGCAGTTTCCGGCAACACACAAGTCATCATGATTACATAAGGTGGGGATGTTGATTTTCAGTTTCTTGGCTGCAGCAAGCACAGTAGTCCCCTCCTGCACTGCTACTTTCTGGTCATTTATAGTTAAGTTTATCATGTCTCTTAGATTTTGAATGAATAATTAATAGATGATCTCCTCCTTGAAGTTGCCAACTATTGATTTAAATGCATTTCCTACGGACTGTCCAAGACCACATTTTGCAGCAATCTTCATTGTATCAGCCAGTTTCATCAGTTCAGTGAGGTATGTTGATTTTGCTTCACCTTTCTTTACTTTCTCCACACCTTTCAGCAGCTGCTGGCAGCCTACGCGGCATGGGGTACACTGTCCGCATGATTCTTCGGCAAAGAAGTCGAGGTAGTTATGAAGGACATTATACATTGATCTTGAGCTGTTGAATAATTTCATAGATCCGCCGGTAGGAACACCTTCGAAACCGATAATCGTCTCAGCAAATTTCTTCCTTGGAACACAGAATCCTGATGCTCCACCAACCTGAACAGCTTTTGTATCGCCGTCGCCAAACTCGTTAACAAACTGCAGAACAGTCATTCCAAGCTCCAGCTCAAAAATCCCCGGGGTTGGAGTGTCTCCGGATATTGAGAACACTTTTGAACCTCTTGAATCTTTAGTTCCGTATTGAGTGAAGTTTTTAGAACCATGATTAACAATCATCATGGCAGTTACGAGAGTTTCAACATTATTTATAGAAGTTGGTTTTTCGAATACACCTGATACTGTAGGATAGGGAGGTTTATTTCTTGGTTCTCCCCTCTTTCCCTCTATTGACTCGAAAAGAGCGCTCTCTTCACCACATATATATGCTCCGCTGCCCATTCTGTATTCGATGGAAAAATCGAATCCAATCTCTCTGATCATTTTATGAAAAGCTTCAAGCTCAATCATAAGTTTGGGCAACAGGTATCTATATTCGCCTCTGAGGTATACAATACCTTTTTTTGCACCAATAGCTTTACCGGCGATTACCATACCGCCGTGTACTTTATTTGATACTCTCTCAAGGATCTCACGGTCTTTAAATGTTCCGGGTTCACCTTCGTCCGCGTTACATACAACATATTTATCGGGACTCTTCTCGGCTGCAGTATATTTCCATTTCAGACCGGTTGGGAATCCGGCACCGCCACGTCCTTTCAATCCTGATTCGAGTACCTCCTGGATAATCTCTTCTCTGCTCATTTTGAATGCTTTATTAAGCACTTCACGGTTGTCTATTTTCTCAAATATGAGGTCAACCTTATTTAATCCTTTGTTTTCCATGATTCAGGCAGATATTTATTTTTGCATATAATCTTTAATAATCTCAGTCACTTTTTCAGGGGTAAGCTCTGTGTAAGGCATCTCATTAATCAGAATAGCCGGGGCTTTATGGCACCATCCTATACAGTTTGTTTCAACAAGACTAAATTGATTGTCAGCAGTAGTCTCACCCACTTTTATCTTAAGCATATCCTCAAGAGTGTGAATAATATCCCCCTTACCCTTCATTGAGCATGTAATTGTTTTACATACCCTTATTACATATTTTCCTTTCAGCTGAGTGTCGAGAAAGGTGTAAAAAGAAGCTGTCCCGTAAACCTCAGCAGCTGAGATATCGAGCTCCCTGGCAACTTCAACCATAGCTTCATCTGTGAGGTAGTTGTGTTTCTGCACAATACCCTGAAGAATTGGCATAAGGCTCTCCCGCTCGCGACCGTGTTTGTCGGACAATTCCTTAACTAGATTTCCTACTTGATACATTTTAGATTGATTTTTAGGTAATTAACTAATTTTATTTTGGTTTTTCTTTGGATTTAAATAGTGCTGTTAATTTATTAACAATACTTTTATAAAAAAGCATGCATTAGTCATTTTTTCTAATTTAGAATGAAAATAAACAAAGGCAGGAATGGCATAAAGGCTTAACAGAGAATAAGCTCAATGGTAGTAGGCAGATAGCAATAATAGTATACCAAAAGTTCATTTAACCGCAGAGAACCGCGGAGGAAAATAGTGAGAGCCGCAGAGGAAGACTGTTTAAGAAGTCATCTCTGCGGCTCTCTGCATCAGTTATTATTTCAAATGTTCAATGAAGCGGCATCTCTGCGTTCCTCTGCGGTAAAAAAAGTCTTAATCCTTCACAGCAAGTATCGAACTAAGCAAGCTTATATTCTGGATATTCGAATAACTGTACTGATATAATCCGTCATCGCCTATCAGAACCAGAATCTCACCGAGAGGTATTACATCGTAAGCCTGGATATTCGGGTATGTATATATAAGGTGACTGGTGATGGTTTTCGGATCAGCTGCATCATAAACTTTTAGTCCGGCTGAGCCATCACATATAAACAGAAGGTCTCCGTCTTTACCAAGTCCATGGGGATTAATAAGACCATATGACATCACAACCTTGGGCTGGGTAATATTTTTTACATTAACAACATCAAGGGTATTAAGGTTCCCGCCACATGTTGTACCTGTCCGCAAGGTTACATATGCAAGAGTATCATCAACGATTACCGGATCACAGCTTCTTGCATGCCTGAAAAAAGACTTTGTTACCGGAGATGTAGGATTTGTAATATCGATAATAACCATTCCGGTGGTTGTCCCAAGGAACATATTCTGTTCGGTCAGAAACATTGTTTCGATATTCCATCCCGGATTAAAGTCATTTATCTTTATTGGTGTAACCTTACTGGTAATATCAAAAACCTGCACAATATTACTTCCGGCTACATATAAAACCTTATCCCTAATCCCGAACCTGGCCATTGAACCGCCAATACCAACGCCACTACCGCTTACTCCTGATGAAGCATCCACAGAAGAATTCAGTGACATATATTTGATCCCCCCGCCAAAGAATATCGGATATGGATTTTCAATATGATTTACTTTTTCACGGATTGTCCCTAATTCCCAATCTGTTACAACTCCCTTTTCTTTGTCGACACTTCCCATCGGAAAGTCAGTTCCTGAAGGAGGAACTGTATATGGTAGAATTTCTTTTACCCGCCCAACCTCATGAATATTATTTATATCCTGAAGGTCGAGAACCACGATATCCACAAAGCTGTCGACGTACATAATATTGCCGGAAATAGACATATCAACAACACCCGGAACTTTAATAAACACTTTTTTTACAGGGGAAGCAGGATCAGTGTTATCAAAAACATGAATTCCCTTAAGCTCTTCTATAATAAATATGTAGTTATCCTTATAATAGATCTTCCCCGGATTTTTAAGATCTACATTCTGTTCCTCAGATACCGCAGATCTCAAATCGTCATAAGACATATACACCGGTGCATATCCTTTATATTCCCTGTAAGTAGTATCTTCACATGAAGTGAATAAAATCAGAATAAGGGAAATAATTGGAATGATTTTTGCTTTCATGAGGATTAGATTTAGTTTCAGATAACCAAAACAAAAATCATGCTAAACTACTAACCAGCTAACCTAAAAAATCATGAAAAAACTCCTTTCAGTCATTATTTTGCTGATAATCATCTCCTTCACTGTATCAGCCCAAAAAACAAAAGATGTCCTCTATTTGAAAAACGGAAGTGTAATCTTCGGAAAACTTCTTGAAATAAAAGAGGGACAATATAAAATGCAGACCGCAGATGGAAGCACGTTTATGTATAAAGCGGAGGAGGTGGATAAGTTTTCAAAAGAGTCACCGCAGTTTGACGGAAGGAAAACGGAAGGATTCAGTTTTGCAATGGAAGCCGGATTACTTGCTGGTGCTCAGCATACTGATTACACTGCTCCTTTCAGTTTTAATTTTCTGATGGGCGTAACCAGCAAAACAAATAATGTATTCAGTTTTGGCTCCGGGGTGGAATTTCTTGGAATGCCATATACTCCTCTCTTTTTCGAATACAAGCGATTGATATATAATAAAAAAACAACTCCGTTCCTGTTCTTCAGGGGAGGAGCCCTTACCCAGTTAGGAGGAAATGATTCAGACACTCCTCCTGCAAACAATAGTTATGATGCATACAACTACAAAGGCGGTGGCTCTTTTGCATTCGGATCGGGCATATCATGGGCTAAAACTGATTATGAGTCTTATCTTAGTTTTGCCTACAGATATGCTCATACGAGTTATCAGAAGAAGGAGTATAACAATATAACCAGCACATACGAGAATTCACTTAACAGGCTTGAAATAAAATTTGGATTCAGATTCTGATGATAACTGATTTCCGGAAAGAACTCATAGACTTAATTCCTTCACATGATTATTTTATCGGTATTGATTCCGATGGATGTGTATTTGACACAATGGAGGTTAAGCAAAAAAAATTCTTCATACCAAACGCTTTAAAGCACTTCGGTCTCAATTCAATAGAAAAACCTTTACGTACAACATGGGAATTTGTAAATCTGTACTCACTTTACAGAGGTGGCAACAGGTTTATTTCTTTAATAAAAGTATTTGAACTCCTGGGCGAAAACCCGGAAGTAAGAGCCTCAGGATGCTCCTTACCCGATATGACCTCTTTAAAAAACTGGATTAAGACTGAAACCCGACTGGGCAATTCAACACTCAGGAAGTACTTCGAATCCAATTATAATCCCGATCTGGAGAAGGTTGTCAGCTGGTCTGAAGCAATTAATGAAGAAATTGCTCTTCACCTGGGAAACATCCCTCCTTTTCCGAATGCCCTCAGCGGTATTAAAAAGGCTCATGTTCATGCCGATCTTGTTATTGTTTCTCAAACGCCAC
Proteins encoded in this region:
- a CDS encoding iron hydrogenase small subunit; its protein translation is MINLTINDQKVAVQEGTTVLAAAKKLKINIPTLCNHDDLCVAGNCRVCVVEQKGARTLVASCATPVSEGMDIHTNTLKVRNARKHIVELLLSEHRADCTKCYKNQNCELQTLANEFAFGDHILLDLVEDHNYTIDRSSPSFIKDDSKCIRCQRCVRTCTELQSVSAIAVANKGAHQKISSFHDKPMSHVVCTNCGQCVNRCPTGALVEKTYIDQVWDAIYDPEKHVVVQTAPAVRVALGEDLGYDPGERVTGKMVNALKQLGFDSVLDTDFSADLTIMEEGTELLVRLKKALVDGDKKVSLPMFTSCSPGWIKFIEHKYPEFLPNLSTCKSPQQMFGALAKTYYAKKRSLDPSKIVSVSIMPCTAKKFEADRPEMRASGYKDVDYVLTTRELAVMIKQAGIDFRNLDEAKYDSIMGDSTGAAVIFGATGGVMEAALRTAYEIVTGREVPFEKLNITPVRGMEGVKEASVKIEGCLDSWKFLEGVELKVAIGHGLVNANKIMKLTREGKAPYHFVEIMGCPGGCIGGGGQPIPTSLAIRTKRMKAIYSEDEHMVLRKSHLNPDVIAIYKEFLDQPNSHKSHELLHTHYVERDNY
- a CDS encoding NAD(P)H-dependent oxidoreductase subunit E, producing the protein MYQVGNLVKELSDKHGRERESLMPILQGIVQKHNYLTDEAMVEVARELDISAAEVYGTASFYTFLDTQLKGKYVIRVCKTITCSMKGKGDIIHTLEDMLKIKVGETTADNQFSLVETNCIGWCHKAPAILINEMPYTELTPEKVTEIIKDYMQK
- a CDS encoding NADH-quinone oxidoreductase subunit E, producing the protein MENKGLNKVDLIFEKIDNREVLNKAFKMSREEIIQEVLESGLKGRGGAGFPTGLKWKYTAAEKSPDKYVVCNADEGEPGTFKDREILERVSNKVHGGMVIAGKAIGAKKGIVYLRGEYRYLLPKLMIELEAFHKMIREIGFDFSIEYRMGSGAYICGEESALFESIEGKRGEPRNKPPYPTVSGVFEKPTSINNVETLVTAMMIVNHGSKNFTQYGTKDSRGSKVFSISGDTPTPGIFELELGMTVLQFVNEFGDGDTKAVQVGGASGFCVPRKKFAETIIGFEGVPTGGSMKLFNSSRSMYNVLHNYLDFFAEESCGQCTPCRVGCQQLLKGVEKVKKGEAKSTYLTELMKLADTMKIAAKCGLGQSVGNAFKSIVGNFKEEIIY
- a CDS encoding flavodoxin family protein; this encodes MKVLGINCSPRKGGNTELLIKQVFKSLEKEGIKTELFQIGGKKVSGCVACMKCKKKGDAKCHQKNDVINECMKKMLKADAIIIGSPVYNADITADAKALLEVASYAFRASGSPLKHKVGAAVIAVRRAGAVHSFDSINHFFLINEMIVPGSSYWNIGIGREKGEVLKDEEGMKTMKDLGENMAWLLKKLK
- a CDS encoding HAD hydrolase-like protein encodes the protein MTDFRKELIDLIPSHDYFIGIDSDGCVFDTMEVKQKKFFIPNALKHFGLNSIEKPLRTTWEFVNLYSLYRGGNRFISLIKVFELLGENPEVRASGCSLPDMTSLKNWIKTETRLGNSTLRKYFESNYNPDLEKVVSWSEAINEEIALHLGNIPPFPNALSGIKKAHVHADLVIVSQTPLEALQREWEENNLRKYVKLIAAQEHGTKSEHLAYAAKGKYNDNKILMIGDAKGDLDAAKANGIHFFPVIPGREDKSWEVFNNVALNRFLTDTYCGKFEDDLIKEFMKALPDKL
- a CDS encoding DEAD/DEAH box helicase, which translates into the protein METGSGKKKKLFTLILTTNRQWGSILVPYIIIDESNRGYYKLSECLSPFPNIDTLGTLTSEEREVVKIINEYSDRNLFKLFSKDKTVKDFIEKVTPEKIESFIRPYIERRIYKCLTISRDENIPVCYQKTKTATLHTEDRLVLSADFASPVFRFTRDEEQTTYNLSLDAGGKKLDMKKCQIDILCMSPCLIREDHRIFFVADVDGSKIKPFLLKDNIIIPRKTEAKYFGTFVLNAVNNFKVEGSGFEIIRISPVKEAVINIETGLRGFPVLILQYNYQGNKIYANESQVNFTIFEKKGDNYIFSKYQRDFEWEKRCRESLGELGFFSDDDIHFVPLTQGNKIKDDIYSLIEIVNISYPEFIESGFTINSRLDHNYNLKPVTIEISSKMENDWFDLKAVVKIGEWEIPFIRFRKNILDGIREYILPDGSILILPETWFTKYKNIFEFGKSSEDSLKIHKQHFSLLADSLADESRMGAEKLERLLIPDQIPEIDPPPGLECNMRQYQLEGLNWLNFLQTAGLGGCLADDMGLGKTIQTLALLQYNKENMIPPAKNNISGDLTLFINTENRLTSLIIVPASLIYNWENEIKRFAPGMKIISYKGNQRKKATSYFNSFDIILSSYHTIRQDIDLISNFKFHYIILDESQVIKNPASMLYKTVSRLKSDFKLVLTGTPVENSLTDLWTQLNFVNPGLLGDLSFFRREFAKPIEKLGDDEKEMKLRKIIKPFILRRTKDMVARDLPPVTEQTVFCDMTDEQNKLYDEEKSSVRNSILKSIASTSIEKSAIVVLQGLMKLRQLSNHPVLAYDDYASGSGKFETVLQDMESVISEGHKILVFSSFVKHLDLYANELRNKRIRFAMLTGASTNREKIVNSFQNDPENKIFLISLKAGGVGLNLTAADYVFILDPWWNPASEMQALNRAHRIGQDKSVFVYRYITSNSIEEKITRLQEKKSKLADTFISSNNPLKDIDIEQILNIIG